Sequence from the Fodinibius salicampi genome:
GGTATTACCGAAAGACTTTCCTGTGGTTTCTAACGAACTACTCGACAATCCAGTATTCAATACCGTAGGATTTGATAATTATGGCGGTGGACACTTGGTAGGCCAACATTTTAGTGATCGGTCGTATGAAACCTGTGGTATCATTCACGGTCCCGCCGATAAAAATGTCTCGCGTCAGCGTGCACACGGATTTATGGATTATGTAAAACGGCAGGAGGACATTACATTAAACTGGGAATTCGAAGGAGATTTTAGCTTTGAGTCTGGTATTCAAGCTTTCCATGCCTTTGATAAAACCAAAAATAAGCCGCGTGCTATTTTTGCTGGTAACGATAATATGTGTCAGGGCTTTATGCAACAAGCGATGGTCGAAGGCTATGACTTTCCGGAGGATATTGCTATTGTTGGTTTTGATGACCTGCCAATTTGTTCGCGTCACGTTCCCAAAATTTCTTCTGTTCATACCCACTATGAACACCTTGGAACAGTTTCCATACAGAAAATGAAGGCCTTGCTAGGCGAGGATGAACAACCAGATCGTATGATTAATCTGGTTCCTACCGAACTTGTGGCACGAGAATCTTCTTAAGCTTATGGTTCGCTTCTTGTTTTTCATTTTTATACCGCTGCCTCTTTTAGTGAGCATAAGCTCAACTGCTCAGGCACAATCCAGTGGGTTAAATATTATGTCCTATAACATTCGGTACGATAATCCGGATGATGCACCAAACCATTGGGATAATCGTAAAGGAAGGGTTGCTAATGTCATAAAATTCTACGACCCTGCATTCGTAGGTACCCAGGAAGGATTAATACATCAGCTAACCTATCTGGATCAAGAACTTTCCAATTATGAATGGATCGGTCAGGGACGTAAGGATGGTAAACATGGAGGAGAATTTTCCGCTATCTTTTATGATACGCGTAAGGTGAAACTTGTAAAAGAGTCTGACAGTACGGTTTGGCTTTCTGAAACACCCCAAAAACCGAGCAAGAGCTGGGATGCTGCCCTGCCCCGCATCCTCACATGGGGATTATTTGAAGTCAAATCTACCGGTGAGCAAGTTTATGTTTTCAACACCCATTTTGATCATGTCGGGGAAGTGGCCCGTCTTGAAAGCTCAAAGCTCATTTTAAAGGTCATCCGGGAAGTAGCTGGAAAGAAGCCGGCCGTTCTTACCGGGGATTTTAATGTGATGCCGGACAGTGAGCCCTATGCTACACTCACCAGCGGCACCCCTGAACTAAATGATGCCTACGAGATTTCAGTGCTTTCCCATGTGGGGCCCTCATTTACCTTTGAAGGATTCAAGGTAAATGGTGGAAGTGACGGCCGCCGAATTGATTACATCTTTGCAAACAATGAAATTCGGGTTAATAAGCACGCAATATTAACCTCTTTTCAAGAAGGGTTCTATCCCTCTGATCATCTGCCCGTTTATGCAGAAATTGAGATAAAATAACCTATACCTCCCCAGAATTTACCGATCCAGTTCCTTGCTGAACAGCCATTTATATAATTCGGGATCCCGGTAAGCCTTTACGAAAGCCCCGACATGATCCGCATGAGGATATTCTGTATATCCAGGACTCCCCCCTGCCAGTCGAATAGCATCTACCATTTTACGAGAATATCGAACATCCACAACCTCGTCCTGGGCTCCGTGAAATATCCAAAGTGGAGTCTTTTCTAACAAAAATGCCCGGGTCAGATCTCCGCCACCACAGATGGGTGCCGCAGCCGCAAATTTTTCCGGGTACCGGACCAACAAATCAAAAGTGCCATAACCACCCATCGAAAGTCCCGTTACATAAATACGATCCTTATCAATGGCATACTCTTTTTCAAGTTTATCAAGCAGTTGGATGGTTAGGCGCATTGGTTCCATTGGATCTTCGCGCAGGGGCACGGTATAGGTTGTGGTGTCTCCTTTTTCCGTTCTGAGGTTAGACCACCACTCTCCCTCCGGTACCTGTGGAGCTACAACAAATGCCGGGTACTCCTCCCGCATTTCCGGAATGGCCAAACGATTTACTCCCCATTTCAATTGACTAAAATTATCGCTTCCCCGTTCACCGGCTCCATGTAAAAAAAGTACCAACGGATATGATTTTGAAGTATCATATTCTGCCGGTTTTAGTATCCTGTAATTCAGTTCATTTCCGTTCTCATCCTGGTAGGATTCCGCTTTAAAGTCGGTAATTTGAGCAGATGCCATTATTGGTGTCAATAATAACACTGCAGCCAGAGCAATTTTTTTAGCCATAGGTGTATATTTGTTATAAGATTGATGTGTGGATACGTTGATGCTACAGATAGTAGAAAATAAAAAGGATAAGATAAAATCCGATAGGCATACCTGTTTACATATTACGACGGTACTGTCCTCCAACTTCATACAAAGCTTTGGAAATCTGTCCTAACGAGGCCACTTTCACGGTTTCCATGAGTTCCTCAAACATATTTCCATCCTCCCGGGCTACCTTTTTAAGGCGCTCAATTGCTTCTTCAGCCTCATCTTTATTGCGCTCCCAAAACGACTCCAGATTTTCAATCTGCTGCTCTTTTTCTTCCGTTGTAGAACGAATAAGATCAACCTCATTATCTTCTTCGGCCCCTTCCGCATCTTCACTCTGGAACGTATTTACGCCAACAATGGGCAGTTCACCGCTGTGCTTTTTGGATTCGTAATACAGGCTCTCATCCTGGATTTTCCCACGCTGGTACATATGCTCCATCGCTCCCAGTACCCCACCACGCTCGGTGATCCGATCAAATTCAGAGAGGATAGCTTCCTCAACCAAATCCGTTAATTCTTCAATAAAATAGGATCCCTGGTTAATATTCTCATTTTTAGCCGTTCCCAGCTCCTTGTTAATGATCAGCTGTATAGCAAGCGCACGCCGGACAGATTCTTCGGTCGGGGTTGTGATAGCCTCGTCATACGCATTGGTATGCAGTGAGTTACAGTTATCATAAATAGCCATTAACGCCTGCAGGGTAGTACGGATATCATTGAATTGAATTTCCTGGGCATGGAGCGACCGGCCGCTGGTTTGGATATGGTACTTCAATTTCTGGGAGCGCTTATTGGCACCATATTTCTCGCGCATGGCTACCGCCCAAATCCGCCGCGCCACCCGGCCGATTACCGCATACTCCGGATCAAGTCCATTGCTAAAAAAGAAGGAAAGATTGTGGGCAAAGGTGTCGATATCCATACCGCGGGACAAATAATATTCGACATAGGTGAACCCATTGGCCAGCGTAAAAGCAGCCTGTGTTATGGGATTCGCTCCAGCCTCGGCAATATGATAGCCTGAGATAGAGACTGAATAATAATTACGCACCTCGAGGTCAGTAAAATATTGCTGAATATCGCCCATCATCTTCAGGGCAAATTCGGTAGAAAAAATGCAGGTATTTTGCGCCTGGTCTTCTTTCAGAATGTCTGCCTGCACCGTACCGCGGACGACGGACATTGCCTCTTCTTTGATCTGCTTATAGGTTTCTTCATCCACGAGCTTATCGCCCGTAATACCGAGTAGACCAAGCCCAAAACCTTCATTGGTTTCCGGCAGATCACCATGGTATTGAGGAGCTTCAACCCCTTTCTTTTTGAAGTACTTCCTGATCTGTTTCTTTGCTTCCTCCCATCGACCGTTATCTTTCAGATAGCGTTCCACCTCTTGGTCAATGGCCGTATTCATAAACATGGCCAGGATCATCGGTGCCGGACCGTTAATCGTCATGGATACTGA
This genomic interval carries:
- a CDS encoding LacI family DNA-binding transcriptional regulator, encoding MKVTLKDIAEDTGFSISTVSRVLNGFDTNPDTKKAILKSAKKLNYPVQNYQEGLKGDNILDVLLIVGIQVGEFYASFFDGLNKAASRQNVRLSLSSLEDHIPKIEDIAQKVKKEEYDGLIINAPRFWKKHYKKLREVLPKDFPVVSNELLDNPVFNTVGFDNYGGGHLVGQHFSDRSYETCGIIHGPADKNVSRQRAHGFMDYVKRQEDITLNWEFEGDFSFESGIQAFHAFDKTKNKPRAIFAGNDNMCQGFMQQAMVEGYDFPEDIAIVGFDDLPICSRHVPKISSVHTHYEHLGTVSIQKMKALLGEDEQPDRMINLVPTELVARESS
- a CDS encoding endonuclease/exonuclease/phosphatase family protein; the protein is MSYNIRYDNPDDAPNHWDNRKGRVANVIKFYDPAFVGTQEGLIHQLTYLDQELSNYEWIGQGRKDGKHGGEFSAIFYDTRKVKLVKESDSTVWLSETPQKPSKSWDAALPRILTWGLFEVKSTGEQVYVFNTHFDHVGEVARLESSKLILKVIREVAGKKPAVLTGDFNVMPDSEPYATLTSGTPELNDAYEISVLSHVGPSFTFEGFKVNGGSDGRRIDYIFANNEIRVNKHAILTSFQEGFYPSDHLPVYAEIEIK
- a CDS encoding prolyl oligopeptidase family serine peptidase — translated: MAKKIALAAVLLLTPIMASAQITDFKAESYQDENGNELNYRILKPAEYDTSKSYPLVLFLHGAGERGSDNFSQLKWGVNRLAIPEMREEYPAFVVAPQVPEGEWWSNLRTEKGDTTTYTVPLREDPMEPMRLTIQLLDKLEKEYAIDKDRIYVTGLSMGGYGTFDLLVRYPEKFAAAAPICGGGDLTRAFLLEKTPLWIFHGAQDEVVDVRYSRKMVDAIRLAGGSPGYTEYPHADHVGAFVKAYRDPELYKWLFSKELDR